Genomic DNA from uncultured Desulfuromusa sp.:
ACGACGTTCACGAAGACTAGGGAGGAACTAGAATTATGGGATTACAAGCTATGACATATCTCGTCGTCGGTCTCACCTTTGCCATCTACATCGGCATTGCAGTGTGGGCTCGCGCGGGAAGCACAAGTGAATTTTATTCTGCTGGTGGTAACGTAGGACCAGTTGTCAACGGTATGGCAATCGGCGCTGACTGGATGTCGGCAGCTTCCTTTATCTCCATGGCCGGATTGATTGCCAATATGGGCTATGGTGGTGCGTTATTCCTGATGGGCTGGACAGGTGGTTATGTCCTTCTGGCCATGCTGTTGGCACCCTATCTGCGTAAGTTTGGTAAGTATACCGTACCGGCTTTCGTTTCCACCCGTTACTACTCCAGAGGCGCCAGCCTTGTGGCGGTTCTCTGTCTTCTGGCAGCGTCCCTCACTTACATCATCGGTCAGATGACCGGTGTTGGTGTTGCCTTCTCCCGCTTCCTGGGTGTTTCCAACGCCATGGGTGTCTACATTGGTATGGGAATTGTTTTCCTGTATGCCGTCTTTGGTGGAATGAAAGGAATTACTTACACTCAGGTTGCTCAGTATTGTGTTCTCATCCTTGCCTACACCGTTCCGGCAATCTTTATCTCCATGCATCTGACCGGCAATCCTATTCCACAACTGGGTCTGGGTTCAGGCTTTGTTGGTTCTGATATGAGCTTACTTGGAAAACTGGATCAGGTTGTTACCGGCCTCGGGTTTGGCAAGTACACCACCCAGCTCCCAGGCAGCATGCTCAACATGTTTGTTTACACGGTATCATTGATGATTGGTACTGCCGGTCTGCCACACGTTATCATGCGCTTCTTTACCGTTGCTACGGTTAAGGATGCACGTTATTCAGCTGGTTGGGCTCTGATTTTCATCGCCCTTCTTTACACCACAGCTCCTGCTGTTGCAGCCATGGCTCGCTTGAACCTGCATGCAACTGTTAATACCGCAGTCCTTGAAGATAATGGGGATCTGTTTGCACCGGAAAGCAGTATTATCTACGAAACTCGTCCTGCCTGGATGAATCGCTGGGAAGTGACCGGCCTGTTGAAATTTGAAGACAAAAATGGTGATGGCCGGATCCAATATTACAATGAAAAGTCCAAGGACGCTGAGTTCCAGGCCAAAGTTGCTGCAGCCGGCTGGAAAGGCAATGAACTGTCAGTTAACCGCGATATCATGGTTCTTGCGAACCCTGAAATTGCGCTACTGCCAAACTGGGTTATTGCCCTGGTTGCTGCCGGTGGTCTTGCTGCTGCGTTGTCAACAGCTGCCGGTCTGCTTCTGGCAATTTCTTCGGCTATCTCACATGACTTGTTCAAGAATATCTGGTTCAGAGATATGACGGAAGGTCAGGAACTCCTCGCTGGTAAAATCGCTATGGCTTGTTCGATTGTTGTTGCCGGTTATCTGGGACTGAATCCTCCGGGTTTTGCCGCCGGTACCGTTGCTATTGCCTTTGGTCTGGCTGCCAGCTCAATCTTCCCATGTCTGATGATGGGTATCTTCAGTAAAACCATGAACAAGCAAGGCGCCATTTCCGGTATGCTGTCTGGTCTTGGCATCACCATGCTCTATGTTTTTGCCCATAAAGGTATCTTCTTTATCAAAGGAACCGAGTTCCTTGGCCTGTTTGGTGGTAAAGCGAACTTCTTCTTCGGCATTTCTCCAAACGCTTTCGGTGCTATCGGAGCGATTGTTAACTTTGCCGTTGCTTTTGCCGTCAAGAACATGACTCCTCCAGTACCTGACGATATCGCTCAGATGGTTGAAGACGTACGGATTCCACGTGGTTCCAAAGCTGTTGACGGAGCTCACTAAGAATCAGTAGTTTAATGCAATCAGTGCATTATGCCTGATTATTATGCCCCACCAGTCCTGCTGGTGGGGCTTTTTTAAACAGCTTATGAATTTCGCTAAATCATTTGCGGCAAAAATATTCTTGCTTGACCTATCAACCTCAGGTAAAAGAAGTTTCTCTTTGAAATATTGCTTACGCAGGAGTTAAACATGGTTTTTGATATTGGTGTGATACTGACTTGGCTACTTTTTCTTGCCCTGTTCCCCATGGCTTTTTTCTGGTTTCGACGGGCCTGGCGCATCTTCATCAAGAAAAACTATTCTGAAGTTGCCACGAAACATGGTCTGCCACCGGCAAACCCGAAAAAATGGGCACCCTTTGTCGGCTTGCTCAATCTCGTTTGTGGCGGGATCGTCAGCTGGATTATTATAGGAGTCCCTTTCTGGATTTCCACTGGTATTCTGATCGGTCCTTTCCAGAGTTACGAAACCTGGAGCGCAATAGCAGGGATGACCATCTGGGGAAAAATCATTGCCGACCTGATTATCCGGTTCCAAGCACATCCCATCAAATTCGGTAAGAAAAAAGATCCGGTCAATGGCTAGAAACGCTTAGAAAACAACCCCTTCCTCTCTACACCTTGGCTATGATATTCTCATCTGCATCACTTAAGGCTTTCTCACGGAAGCCTTTTTCGTTGAAAATTTTTTCTTTAATTTCAAGCTAGACAGGAATGCATCCTATGGGGCTCATCAAAACTCTACGCGAAACGGAACCTTTTAATCAGCTGCCAGAAGAAATTTTCACTGAACTGAATCAATCTGCGGAGACCAGAACATTTCCTGCCCAAACCCATATCTTCCATCAACACAGTGAACCCACCGGATTTTTATATATTATCAAATCAGGGCTGGTTGAAATCATTGTCCAGACTCCCGGTGGTGTCGAAATGATTGTCGACTATCGTAAAGAAGGGGCCTTTTTCGGTGGCACTCCAATCTTTACCACTGAAGGCTATTCCGCAGGAGCGCGGGCGGCCAAAGAAAGTGTGTGCTACCTCATTCCGGAACCTTTACTCAGCAAAATCACTGAAAACTATCCCCACATCACTGATTTTTTCAATAAAGCTATTTATTCACGCGTGCGCAATCTCTATTCCGACATGGTCAGTGACCATGCCCAAAACACCTTGGCACAAATGGAAGCCTATCCCTTTAAAAAAAGGCTTTCAGAAATCATGTCAACAAAAGTAGAAACATGCACCGCTGATACACCCGTCCGGGATATTGCCAGAAAAATGATTCAACGTGGCATCAGTGCCATGTTGGTATGCGAAGAAAATAACCAGTTGGCCGGCATCGTCACTGAGCATGACCTGGTGGCTAAAGTTCTCGCCCGGGAATCTTCAGATTGTCAGACAGCAAGAGCCGGAGCCGTTATGACTCCAAATCCTTATACGATGGCTCCCGAAACTTTCATGTATGAAGCGACAACATTCATGATGGGGCATAAAATCAAGCATATGCCGATACTGGATCGGGAAGAAATCGTCGGTATTGTTTCGCTGCAGGATTTAATGAAGTTCCGCAGTCAAAAATCGATGCTTCTTATCGGCAATGTCAGTAAAGCTCGAACCGTCGAAGATTTAATTTTTGCCCATGAAGAAATCGTCAAAGTTGCTCGAGCGCTGTTAAGTGAGAACCGTTCACACATTGAAACCATGGAGATCATTTCTTACATTCATCATCGGATTATTCAACGTTGTCACGACATTGTCCTTGATGAAATGAAACGGCATGGAAAAGTACAGCCGGACATCCGTTTCTGCTTCATCATTATGGGCAGCGGTGGTCGTAAAGAAATGCTTCTGGGGCCGGATCAGGATAATGGTTTTATCTATGAAGACTTCCCCGATGAAAAAATTGAAGAAGTTGACGCTTTCTTTGTTCCCTTTGCGGAAAAACTGGTCGCAGCTCTCGCTCGCATCGGCTACCCCCGCTGCGATGGAAACGTCATGGTCAACAATCCATTATGGCGAGGACGTTTAAAGGATTGGCAAGCACGGGTCTGCGACTGGATAAGGGTGCCAGAAGCCCAGAAAGTCCGCTACTCTTCAATCTTTTTAGATTTTATGCCCATCGTCGGCGATGCTTCTCTATGTCAGGACTTGCGTGAAATCGTTTTCACTGAGATCAGGAATCATCCCATTTTCCTCTATCACATGATGGAACTTGATTTCAAACACAAGGTTCCACTGAGCCTGATCGGCAGATTTTCACTTGAAAAAGACAAAAAACACAAAGGAAAACTTTCCATCAAGCAGGCAGGAAGCATCTTCATTGTCGACTGTGTGCGGATGTTCCTCCTGGAAAAACAGGTCGAAGCCATAACGACCACAGAAAGAATTGACCAGTTGGTTAAGCTCAAGGTCTTCAACCTTGAAACGGCTGACCATATCAAAGCGGCATTCGAAGCATTCACTTTCCTGCGCCTGCGCAACGAAATTGCGATGACAGAACAAGGTCAATTTCCAACCCACTATCTGGATCCCTACGCGTTAACAAAAAATGAACAGGATCTACTCAAAGAAGCCTTCCGGGTTGCCAGTAAATTACAGGACTCAACCAAAAGACATTTTTCTAAAATTGTGGGCTAGTCCTGGCTGAAGAATTGAAATCAGGCTATTGAGAACATAACAGCATCGCCCTCAATTAATTGATTGCGAAAAATTCGGTTTTGGCTAGAATAAAGGGGTTCTGCTGGATAAAGACCTGTCTAATTGTTACAGGGGGGTATATGGCAAGAAAACAAGAATTACAAGATTACTGGAAACAGAATCTTAAATATATCGCCATTCTGTTATCCCTCTGGTTTACCGTTTCCTATCTTTTTAGCATTGTTCTCGTGGACCAGCTGGACAAGATAAAACTCTTTGGCTTCCCTTTGGGTTTTTGGTTTGCCAATCAGGGTGCAGAAGTTATCTTCTGTATTCTGATTGTTGCTTACGTCCTGCTGATGAATAAATTAGACCGCAAATATAACGTTTTTGAAGATTAATGTTTTTGTCATGGTGTGCAGGATTTTTCATACAGATATGACTCCAGACCCTGAGAAGAAAATAACACCCAAACAGCATCAAGGGGACATTCAACCATGAGTATTACGACGTGGACATGGGTCCTTGTTGGTGTCACTTTCTTAATTTACATCCTCGTTGCCATTCGTGCCCGGGCAGTCTCTACCGGTGCTTTCTATACTGCAGAACGGACCATCCATCCGGTTTTAAACGGCATGGCAACTGGAGCCGACTGGATGTCTGCCGCATCATTTATTTCAATGGCAGGACTTATTTCTTTCATGGGGCGCGATGGCTCCATGTATCTTATGGGCTGGACCGGAGGCTATGTATTACTTGCCATGCTCCTGGCTCCCTATTTGAGAAAATACGGAAAATTTACTGTTCCCGAGTTTATCGGTGACCGTTACTACTCCCAAAGTGCCCGGATTATCTCACTGATCTGCGCCATTTTTATCTCTTTCACCTATGTTGCCGGACAGGTCCGGGGTGTTGGTGTTGTTTTTTCCCGATTTCTCAATGTTCCAATCAATACCGGCGTTGTTATCGGTATGTGCATTGTTTTCTTCTATGCTGTTCTGGGAGGAATGAAAGGAGTCACCTATACACAGGTGGCTCAATATTGTGTGCTGATTGTTGCCTACATGATTCCGGCGATTTATATCTCCATCATGTTAACCAACAACCCCATTCCTGCTTTCGGCTTTGGGAGTACCATCAGTGCAGGTGGAGCAGAGATTCTCAGTGATCCATCAACCCAGGGGAAATATCTCCTTGAAGTTCTGAATGGCCTTCACAAAGACCTGGGTTTTAGTGAATACACTTCCGGAGTCAGACCCAAGATAGACCTGTTTTTCATCGTCATAGCTCTCATGGTCGGGACTGCCGGACTGCCCCATGTCATCATTCGTTTTTTTACTGTTCCCAAGATAAGAGATGCCCGCGCCTCTGCAGGATGGGCTCTGTTTTTTATCGTCCTTCTCTATACCGCAGCACCAGCTGTAGCAGCCTTTGCACGAACCAACTTCATCAAAACTGTTCATAATGTCAGATATGATCACGCTCCGCAGTGGTTCAAAAACTGGGAAGAAACCGGATTAATTGCCTGGGTCGACAAAAATAGTGATGGCGTCATGCAGTATGGTCCGGGACAAGCTTTCACCGGCAAGCCTAAATACACGGGGCAAGAGGGTTCTTTCGGCCAAGCCATGGTTTCCAATCTGGTCACTGCTGATCCCAATGAAGTCTATATTGATCGAGATATCATGGTGCTGGCCAACCCTGAAATTGCTCGTCTTCCCAACTGGGTTATTGCGCTGGTTGCTGCCGGAGGGTTAGCCGCCGCACTGTCGACGGCGGCCGGGTTATTGCTGGTTATCTCCGCCTCTATCTCCCACGACCTGATGAAAGGGGTGCTGATGCCCAGCATGTCTGAGAAAGGGGAATTGTTGTGGGCCCGTTGCGGTGCAGCAGGAGCTGTGGTTATTGCCGGACTGTTTGGAATATTTCCCCCGGGTTTTGTCGCTCAAGTTGTGGCGTTTGCTTTCGGTCTCGCCGCCGCCTCTTTTTTCCCTGCGATCATTATGGGTATTTTCACCAAGAAGACAAATGTCTATGGTGCAATGACCGGAATGATAGCCGGTATCAGTTTTACAACGGGCTATATTGTTTATTTTAAATTTCTCAACCCCGGAGCCAACAGACCGGAGAATTGGTGGTTTGGTATCTCTCCAGAAGGGATTGGAACTGTCGGCATGATTATCAATTTCGTGCTGATGTATTTCGTTTCCAAAATCACCCCGGAACCTCCGCAAGAGATTCAGGAGCTGGTTACAAAATTGCGCTATCCGGTTGAAAGAACGACCGGAGAAACAAAAATATCGACCGATGCTCGTCGACCATACTAGAAACCCGTGCGAAAAAGGCTGTAGGCAATCAGGTCAAATACAGCTTCCTGAACACCTACAGCCCCGGTTTTCCTGATTCTAAAGCAGCTTTTTTACTGCTTCAAGCGCTGCAGTGTAGTTCGGCTCTGCGGTCACTTCCGGAACCAGCTCAACATAAACAACCTTATCATTCTCATCAATAACATAGACAGCCCGTGCCAACAATTTTAACCCCTCCAACAGCAATCCGTAATTCAATCCAAAAGAACGATCCTGGTAATCTGAAAGGGTCTGAACCTTGTCAATGCCCGCATTGCCACACCAACGCTTTTGAGCAAAAGGAAGATCAACACTGATCGTATAAACAGCAACACTGTCTGGCAATGAAGACACATCCTGGTTAAAGTGACGGGTCATAGCATCACACACCGGAGTATCCAGGGAGGGAACAACTGTAATCAGTCGTATCTTACCTGCATCCGTCGCCAAAGTAACCGGTTGCAAACCATTGTCGACAACACGGAAATCAGGGGCAACATCCCCGACTTTAACTTCTGGCCCGAGTAAAGTGGCGGGGTTACCTTTGAATAGTACGGCAGCTTCACGTTTTTGATAATCGCTCATAATATTTCTCCTCAATTGGGTTGATATGATACATGACTAAATCAGTCGGATATTTACATCCTCTGGTGAAACTGTCAATTAAATAATGAATTTAAAGTAAAAACCCCGCTGATATTTTTATCAGCGGGGCTCAATTTCACACTCAGATTTTCAAAGAATCTACCGGCCTATTTGCGGTGGAACAATCGTCACCGTACGGTGTGTCTTCCTGAGCACCTTTTCCGCGACACTCCCCAGAAAAGCGTAGTGCAGCTTTCCTTTACTGTGACTGCCCAGAACAACCATATCAACATCCAGACGATCAGCAACAGCAAGAATCATCGGGGCCGGGTCACCATGATGCACTTCAATCTTCGGAGGATGGAGAATATCCTCCTCCATAAGTTCGCTCTCCGTTTTGATAATCTCATCCAATTGTATACGGGTCTTTTCAGCCAGTTCGGCCTCATTCATGGCATTAAACTTTGCCAGGTTATCTGCTCCCATAGTTAAGGCCACCCGGTTTAAAACTGAAGAGTCAACCGTTGGCATAACGTGTAAAACATGCACCTGTGCATGAAACTTACAACCTAACTCCAATGCGTAGCGAATAACCTTTGATGATTCTTTGCTCAAATCTTTAGCAACAAGAATTTTATTAATTTGAAAACTCATAGCGGCCTCCTTTTATCAACTTGTTATTCAATATAACTCTTCCGCTCTGACCAGATTGGCTTTGCAGAAGAGACTCTCAGACCGCATTGATCAAGCAGAAATCACCGCAGGCTGTTGCTTTTTCCTACGTCGGAACTGCAGTAAAAACAGCAGGGCATATAAGCCAAGGGTCGGAATATAAACCAGCTCTTTGGGTAACCTGTGGGTTGGAACCTGAAGGTTCAGGATTTCCTGATCAAAATCAACCCCTGCTTTCTCTGCGGCACTTGAGAAGACAACATTATCGATAAAAATGCGGCCTTCTTCATTGCGGGTTTCAAAACCAACCCCGGCCATACGTTCGGCACCTGT
This window encodes:
- a CDS encoding sodium:solute symporter family protein, which translates into the protein MGLQAMTYLVVGLTFAIYIGIAVWARAGSTSEFYSAGGNVGPVVNGMAIGADWMSAASFISMAGLIANMGYGGALFLMGWTGGYVLLAMLLAPYLRKFGKYTVPAFVSTRYYSRGASLVAVLCLLAASLTYIIGQMTGVGVAFSRFLGVSNAMGVYIGMGIVFLYAVFGGMKGITYTQVAQYCVLILAYTVPAIFISMHLTGNPIPQLGLGSGFVGSDMSLLGKLDQVVTGLGFGKYTTQLPGSMLNMFVYTVSLMIGTAGLPHVIMRFFTVATVKDARYSAGWALIFIALLYTTAPAVAAMARLNLHATVNTAVLEDNGDLFAPESSIIYETRPAWMNRWEVTGLLKFEDKNGDGRIQYYNEKSKDAEFQAKVAAAGWKGNELSVNRDIMVLANPEIALLPNWVIALVAAGGLAAALSTAAGLLLAISSAISHDLFKNIWFRDMTEGQELLAGKIAMACSIVVAGYLGLNPPGFAAGTVAIAFGLAASSIFPCLMMGIFSKTMNKQGAISGMLSGLGITMLYVFAHKGIFFIKGTEFLGLFGGKANFFFGISPNAFGAIGAIVNFAVAFAVKNMTPPVPDDIAQMVEDVRIPRGSKAVDGAH
- a CDS encoding DUF294 nucleotidyltransferase-like domain-containing protein; this encodes MGLIKTLRETEPFNQLPEEIFTELNQSAETRTFPAQTHIFHQHSEPTGFLYIIKSGLVEIIVQTPGGVEMIVDYRKEGAFFGGTPIFTTEGYSAGARAAKESVCYLIPEPLLSKITENYPHITDFFNKAIYSRVRNLYSDMVSDHAQNTLAQMEAYPFKKRLSEIMSTKVETCTADTPVRDIARKMIQRGISAMLVCEENNQLAGIVTEHDLVAKVLARESSDCQTARAGAVMTPNPYTMAPETFMYEATTFMMGHKIKHMPILDREEIVGIVSLQDLMKFRSQKSMLLIGNVSKARTVEDLIFAHEEIVKVARALLSENRSHIETMEIISYIHHRIIQRCHDIVLDEMKRHGKVQPDIRFCFIIMGSGGRKEMLLGPDQDNGFIYEDFPDEKIEEVDAFFVPFAEKLVAALARIGYPRCDGNVMVNNPLWRGRLKDWQARVCDWIRVPEAQKVRYSSIFLDFMPIVGDASLCQDLREIVFTEIRNHPIFLYHMMELDFKHKVPLSLIGRFSLEKDKKHKGKLSIKQAGSIFIVDCVRMFLLEKQVEAITTTERIDQLVKLKVFNLETADHIKAAFEAFTFLRLRNEIAMTEQGQFPTHYLDPYALTKNEQDLLKEAFRVASKLQDSTKRHFSKIVG
- a CDS encoding DUF4212 domain-containing protein, yielding MARKQELQDYWKQNLKYIAILLSLWFTVSYLFSIVLVDQLDKIKLFGFPLGFWFANQGAEVIFCILIVAYVLLMNKLDRKYNVFED
- a CDS encoding sodium:solute symporter family protein, giving the protein MSITTWTWVLVGVTFLIYILVAIRARAVSTGAFYTAERTIHPVLNGMATGADWMSAASFISMAGLISFMGRDGSMYLMGWTGGYVLLAMLLAPYLRKYGKFTVPEFIGDRYYSQSARIISLICAIFISFTYVAGQVRGVGVVFSRFLNVPINTGVVIGMCIVFFYAVLGGMKGVTYTQVAQYCVLIVAYMIPAIYISIMLTNNPIPAFGFGSTISAGGAEILSDPSTQGKYLLEVLNGLHKDLGFSEYTSGVRPKIDLFFIVIALMVGTAGLPHVIIRFFTVPKIRDARASAGWALFFIVLLYTAAPAVAAFARTNFIKTVHNVRYDHAPQWFKNWEETGLIAWVDKNSDGVMQYGPGQAFTGKPKYTGQEGSFGQAMVSNLVTADPNEVYIDRDIMVLANPEIARLPNWVIALVAAGGLAAALSTAAGLLLVISASISHDLMKGVLMPSMSEKGELLWARCGAAGAVVIAGLFGIFPPGFVAQVVAFAFGLAAASFFPAIIMGIFTKKTNVYGAMTGMIAGISFTTGYIVYFKFLNPGANRPENWWFGISPEGIGTVGMIINFVLMYFVSKITPEPPQEIQELVTKLRYPVERTTGETKISTDARRPY
- the tpx gene encoding thiol peroxidase; the encoded protein is MSDYQKREAAVLFKGNPATLLGPEVKVGDVAPDFRVVDNGLQPVTLATDAGKIRLITVVPSLDTPVCDAMTRHFNQDVSSLPDSVAVYTISVDLPFAQKRWCGNAGIDKVQTLSDYQDRSFGLNYGLLLEGLKLLARAVYVIDENDKVVYVELVPEVTAEPNYTAALEAVKKLL
- a CDS encoding universal stress protein, giving the protein MSFQINKILVAKDLSKESSKVIRYALELGCKFHAQVHVLHVMPTVDSSVLNRVALTMGADNLAKFNAMNEAELAEKTRIQLDEIIKTESELMEEDILHPPKIEVHHGDPAPMILAVADRLDVDMVVLGSHSKGKLHYAFLGSVAEKVLRKTHRTVTIVPPQIGR